From Candidatus Neomarinimicrobiota bacterium, the proteins below share one genomic window:
- the rsfS gene encoding ribosome silencing factor, with the protein MKEKKISEEKTYTSHDIAHLISQAADSKKAENITILDMKKVAGFTDYFVICHGTSEVQVKAIADAIEEELLKHKIKYWHREGYENRKWILLDYIDVVCHVFNQSQRHYYNLEKLWADADVEKIES; encoded by the coding sequence TTGAAGGAAAAGAAAATATCGGAAGAGAAAACGTATACATCTCATGATATTGCCCACCTTATCAGTCAGGCGGCAGATTCAAAAAAAGCGGAAAACATCACCATTCTGGATATGAAAAAAGTAGCCGGTTTTACCGATTACTTTGTGATTTGCCATGGGACCAGTGAGGTTCAGGTCAAGGCCATCGCGGATGCCATTGAAGAGGAACTATTAAAACATAAGATCAAATACTGGCACCGTGAAGGATATGAGAACCGGAAATGGATCCTCCTGGATTATATTGATGTAGTCTGCCATGTTTTCAACCAGTCCCAGAGACATTACTACAATCTGGAAAAGCTCTGGGCTGATGCCGATGTAGAAAAAATAGAGAGCTGA
- the argS gene encoding arginine--tRNA ligase, which produces MLQYIQSLISEVLRKRSIEIPDFTVEHPKNPDFGDISTNVAMKLAGVLKRNPLKIAEEIQEDLLTRHDSLIQKIECVRPGFINFVISDHYYQSLVEKLIKEDKDFMKPDQEGKKVQIEFVSANPTGPLTIGHGRQAVLGDTIARILEWYGNKVTREYYFNNAGRQMQRLGESVYARCKQVLGEDYPIPEGGYEGEYIRDIASDYLKERGGILPENPLDRDLIDFASDRIFKMIRETLERLGVHHDIFTNEKDLYTSGKIDEVLSLLREKEYLYDKEGAVWFRATRFGAEKDRVFVKSSGEPTYRLPDIAYHRDKLSRGFDLIIDIFGADHHATYPDVKSGLEAMGYDTSNIVVLLHQFVTLTRNGEKVKMSTRKANFVTLDELMDLAGADVVRYFYIMRTMDAHLNFDIELAQKESDENPVFYLQYAHARMNNILKHSVDKGIDSYLEGNIQLLNEPETLDVLKVVAEFGEVMELCRRTLEPMHLTSYLQKLATAFHKFYATHRVVTEDLPLSRARLKMVHAVKTLMAEGLGILGVTAPEHM; this is translated from the coding sequence ATGTTACAGTATATTCAATCCCTGATTTCCGAAGTTCTTCGGAAGCGCTCCATTGAAATCCCGGATTTCACAGTGGAACATCCCAAAAATCCTGATTTCGGCGATATCAGTACAAATGTAGCCATGAAACTGGCCGGGGTATTAAAAAGGAATCCTTTGAAAATTGCAGAAGAGATCCAGGAGGATCTTCTGACCCGCCATGATTCTCTGATACAGAAAATTGAATGTGTCCGCCCTGGCTTCATTAATTTTGTCATTTCCGACCATTACTATCAGTCACTTGTGGAAAAACTGATCAAAGAAGACAAAGATTTCATGAAGCCGGATCAAGAAGGCAAGAAGGTTCAGATTGAATTTGTCAGTGCCAATCCCACCGGTCCGCTTACAATCGGACACGGTCGCCAGGCGGTATTGGGTGATACCATCGCCCGGATTTTGGAGTGGTACGGGAATAAGGTCACCCGGGAATATTATTTCAACAATGCCGGCCGGCAAATGCAAAGACTGGGTGAATCGGTGTACGCCCGGTGCAAACAGGTGCTGGGAGAAGATTATCCCATCCCGGAAGGGGGATACGAGGGAGAATATATCCGGGATATCGCCTCGGACTATCTGAAGGAACGGGGAGGTATCCTCCCGGAGAATCCACTGGACAGGGATCTGATTGATTTTGCGTCGGACCGGATTTTTAAAATGATCCGGGAAACCCTTGAAAGACTGGGAGTCCATCACGACATTTTCACCAACGAAAAAGATTTATATACATCCGGTAAAATTGATGAAGTCCTCTCCCTTTTACGGGAAAAAGAGTATTTATACGACAAAGAAGGAGCGGTATGGTTCAGGGCGACCCGTTTTGGGGCTGAAAAAGACCGTGTATTTGTGAAAAGTTCAGGAGAACCCACCTACCGGCTTCCGGACATCGCCTATCACCGGGATAAACTTTCACGGGGATTTGATTTGATTATCGATATATTCGGAGCCGATCATCATGCCACCTATCCGGATGTCAAGTCAGGGTTGGAAGCCATGGGATATGATACATCCAATATAGTGGTTCTGCTTCATCAATTTGTGACCCTGACCCGGAATGGTGAAAAAGTGAAGATGTCTACCCGTAAAGCCAATTTTGTCACCCTGGATGAACTTATGGATCTGGCAGGTGCTGATGTGGTCCGGTATTTTTACATTATGCGCACCATGGATGCCCATTTGAATTTTGATATTGAACTGGCACAAAAAGAGAGTGATGAAAACCCTGTTTTTTATTTACAGTATGCCCATGCCCGGATGAACAACATATTAAAACACAGTGTTGATAAGGGCATTGATTCATATCTGGAGGGGAATATTCAGTTGCTCAATGAACCTGAGACCCTGGATGTTTTGAAAGTCGTCGCCGAATTCGGTGAAGTGATGGAATTGTGCCGGAGGACCCTGGAGCCAATGCATTTGACGTCCTATTTACAAAAGCTGGCGACGGCATTTCATAAATTTTACGCCACGCACCGAGTCGTTACAGAAGATTTACCTCTTTCCAGGGCCCGATTAAAAATGGTCCATGCCGTAAAAACCCTTATGGCAGAAGGACTGGGAATTTTGGGAGTTACAGCCCCGGAACACATGTAG
- a CDS encoding glycerophosphodiester phosphodiesterase family protein — protein MKHIKWFLLFSLLVLFAFQGCDTKDRSERPAGFDSAKELRTYFRWNPNRLPLVSAHRGGPVPGYAENAIRTFQRSIDAGASIIECDVRQSKDGYLVLMHDRTLDRTTTGIGDISDYTLEELKRLELVDEQKNPVGDEIPTLQEAFAWARDKGILHLDIKEPVEPSLVMAEIREAQALPFTVVIVYNFERMMQYFHLEPELMISASAGSVESVELLKSHEIPMENLQVFVGVSEPDPRVYTMLHDENRYCILGTMHNLDHKALKEGSRVYMELFQNGADIISTDQVDLAVEAVRAMR, from the coding sequence ATGAAACACATTAAATGGTTTTTACTTTTTTCACTCCTCGTTCTGTTTGCTTTTCAGGGATGTGATACGAAGGACCGGTCTGAACGCCCTGCCGGTTTTGATAGTGCAAAAGAACTCAGGACATATTTCCGTTGGAATCCCAATCGTCTCCCGCTGGTGAGTGCACACCGTGGAGGTCCTGTCCCGGGTTATGCAGAAAACGCCATACGCACTTTTCAGCGCTCTATAGATGCCGGTGCGTCTATTATTGAATGTGATGTACGGCAGAGTAAAGACGGATACCTGGTGCTGATGCATGACCGGACACTGGACCGCACGACGACGGGAATAGGAGATATATCCGATTACACCCTGGAAGAATTGAAACGCCTTGAGCTTGTGGATGAACAAAAAAATCCTGTAGGTGATGAAATCCCAACCCTTCAGGAGGCCTTTGCCTGGGCCCGGGATAAAGGAATCCTCCATCTGGATATCAAGGAACCGGTGGAACCTTCCCTGGTTATGGCAGAAATCAGGGAAGCCCAGGCCCTGCCTTTTACCGTTGTAATCGTGTATAATTTTGAAAGGATGATGCAATATTTCCACCTGGAACCGGAACTGATGATTTCAGCATCAGCGGGATCTGTGGAATCGGTGGAGTTGCTGAAATCCCATGAAATCCCCATGGAAAATCTACAGGTCTTTGTCGGAGTTTCCGAACCGGATCCCCGGGTCTATACAATGCTCCATGATGAAAACCGCTACTGCATTTTAGGTACCATGCATAATCTGGATCATAAAGCCCTGAAAGAGGGTTCCCGGGTATATATGGAATTATTTCAAAACGGAGCAGATATTATTTCGACGGATCAGGTGGATCTGGCAGTGGAAGCTGTCCGTGCCATGCGCTAA
- the gatB gene encoding Asp-tRNA(Asn)/Glu-tRNA(Gln) amidotransferase subunit GatB produces the protein MDWEIVIGLEVHVQLNTLSKAFCSCKTTYGAPPNTQTCPVCLGYPGALPVLNRELVTSAVKAGLATHCKIRKRSGFARKNYFYPDLPKGYQISQYDDPICYDGYIEVPTESGNKKIGLIRIHMEEDAGKSMHGMDGTLIDLNRCGIPLLEIVSRPDIRSPQEAYSYLTTLKQLIRYIGISDCNMEEGSLRCDANLSVMPRGSNKFGTRTELKNMNSFRGVEKALTYEAKRQIEVLESGGTVVQETLLWNEQSQTAEPMRSKEESHDYRYFPEPDLVDVQLTDTMIDDIKKSMPELPGERLQRFIRQYKLSEEDGLVLTSERDIADYFEEAVHDFPDTALMNHWVRGEILRILKEKQLPIDQSPISPGRLKELLTYLIQKKITPQTAKTVLDAMAETGETAGKIIEKKGLMSISSLDELDSLIRDILQKHPAELEKYRQGKTQLFGFFMGQVMKATKGRADQKVTRQILDKYLNT, from the coding sequence ATGGATTGGGAGATTGTGATTGGTTTGGAAGTACATGTCCAATTAAATACACTTTCAAAGGCTTTCTGCAGCTGTAAAACAACATACGGAGCTCCACCAAATACACAAACCTGTCCGGTATGTCTGGGATATCCGGGTGCATTACCTGTTTTAAACCGGGAACTTGTCACGTCTGCCGTGAAGGCAGGATTAGCGACTCATTGTAAAATTCGAAAGAGAAGCGGATTTGCCCGGAAGAACTATTTTTACCCCGATTTACCTAAGGGTTACCAGATTTCTCAATATGACGATCCAATTTGTTATGACGGATATATTGAAGTCCCAACTGAATCAGGAAACAAGAAAATCGGTCTGATCCGCATACACATGGAGGAGGATGCTGGAAAATCCATGCATGGTATGGATGGGACCCTGATAGACCTGAACCGTTGTGGAATTCCCCTTTTGGAAATCGTCAGCAGGCCGGATATCCGGAGTCCCCAGGAGGCATACAGTTATCTGACCACTTTAAAGCAGCTTATTCGTTACATCGGAATTTCAGACTGCAACATGGAAGAGGGTTCATTGCGTTGTGACGCCAATCTGTCAGTTATGCCCAGGGGAAGCAACAAGTTTGGGACACGCACGGAACTGAAAAACATGAATTCTTTCCGGGGAGTGGAAAAGGCTCTGACCTATGAGGCAAAGCGCCAGATTGAAGTCTTGGAATCCGGCGGCACAGTGGTTCAGGAAACCCTTTTATGGAATGAACAATCACAGACAGCAGAACCCATGCGCTCCAAGGAGGAGAGTCACGACTACCGCTATTTCCCTGAGCCGGATTTGGTAGATGTCCAATTGACAGATACCATGATCGATGACATTAAAAAATCCATGCCGGAATTGCCCGGAGAACGTCTTCAGCGGTTTATCCGGCAATACAAACTCTCAGAAGAGGATGGATTGGTCTTGACATCGGAGCGTGACATTGCCGATTATTTTGAAGAAGCCGTCCATGACTTTCCGGACACAGCGCTGATGAATCACTGGGTACGGGGTGAAATTCTTCGGATATTGAAAGAAAAACAACTCCCTATTGATCAATCGCCCATTTCACCTGGCCGGTTAAAAGAACTTCTCACCTATCTGATACAAAAAAAAATCACCCCTCAAACAGCCAAAACCGTCCTTGATGCCATGGCAGAAACAGGGGAAACAGCCGGAAAAATCATAGAAAAAAAGGGTCTCATGAGCATCTCTTCACTGGACGAACTGGACTCATTAATCCGGGATATTCTTCAAAAACACCCGGCAGAATTGGAGAAGTACCGTCAGGGGAAAACTCAGCTCTTTGGTTTTTTTATGGGACAGGTTATGAAAGCCACAAAAGGACGGGCAGATCAGAAAGTAACCCGGCAGATACTTGATAAATATTTGAATACATAA
- a CDS encoding type III pantothenate kinase — MLLAIDTGNTQTVLGLIRDGEIIRSWRITSDGTRTEDELWVYVRLLCHDAGISIPDIKRTVISSVVPQMNAGLRDMSREYLNTDPLFVTPSLPFRHNFLEGRFQTLGADRICNMYAGLTAYPLPQIIIDFGTATTVDVLGSDGKYLGGSIAPGIRTSSANLFRAAAQLHGISMEFPEHVIGTDTSSQLRSGILWGAVDQTDGMVRRIIRETGLTFSTILSTGGLVEMVSSRSETITKTIPDLTLKGLTAIADEFIPES; from the coding sequence ATGTTACTAGCCATTGATACGGGGAATACCCAAACGGTTTTGGGATTAATCCGGGATGGTGAGATCATCCGGTCATGGCGAATTACATCTGACGGGACCCGGACAGAAGATGAACTCTGGGTGTATGTCCGCTTACTGTGCCATGATGCCGGAATATCCATTCCGGATATTAAGCGTACCGTCATCAGTTCAGTTGTTCCCCAAATGAATGCCGGTCTTCGGGATATGAGTCGTGAATATTTAAATACAGATCCTCTGTTTGTCACCCCCTCCCTGCCTTTCAGGCATAATTTTCTGGAAGGGCGGTTTCAAACACTGGGGGCAGACCGTATTTGCAATATGTATGCAGGGTTGACGGCCTATCCCCTGCCACAGATTATCATCGATTTCGGAACCGCCACAACGGTTGACGTCCTGGGTTCTGATGGGAAATACCTGGGAGGCAGTATCGCCCCGGGGATCCGGACATCTTCAGCCAATTTGTTCAGAGCTGCTGCCCAACTCCATGGAATTTCCATGGAATTCCCGGAGCATGTCATCGGTACCGATACATCTTCTCAGCTCCGTTCAGGTATTCTTTGGGGAGCCGTGGATCAGACAGATGGGATGGTGCGGAGAATCATCCGGGAAACAGGACTTACTTTTTCAACTATTCTTTCAACCGGTGGTTTGGTCGAAATGGTGTCATCCCGGTCCGAAACCATAACAAAAACCATTCCCGACCTGACATTAAAAGGTCTCACTGCCATTGCGGATGAATTTATTCCGGAATCTTAA
- a CDS encoding nitroreductase family protein, with the protein MNTFLISVDKDRCTSCAICVDVCPAGVLTLREGIPTARHPGSCIFCGHCTAVCPEDALTHRGEETGKFILKIPEPDNPEDLYATRRSIRHYTSQKVEPDVLQKLMYLAETAPSGHNARKRQYHIVDSKAAIDKVEAITTQRYRRLAALINPVVTGFLSVVAPRKARSLLKDREALKRLVSASERGHHPFFRGAPCAIFISAPKTQRTGREDCTAAQQILILNAHRLGLGTCIIGFALYAHKELEKFLNLPKNRRIYAVTVLGYPKYNYRKAIYRGDGAMERRDWED; encoded by the coding sequence ATGAATACTTTTCTTATCTCAGTTGATAAAGATCGGTGTACATCCTGTGCCATTTGTGTAGATGTGTGTCCGGCCGGTGTTCTGACACTGCGTGAGGGTATACCCACAGCCCGTCATCCCGGTTCCTGTATTTTTTGTGGTCACTGTACCGCTGTTTGTCCAGAAGATGCATTGACACACAGGGGCGAGGAAACCGGAAAATTTATCCTAAAAATACCGGAGCCGGACAACCCGGAAGATCTGTACGCCACACGTCGTTCCATCCGTCATTACACATCCCAAAAAGTGGAGCCTGACGTCCTTCAAAAGTTGATGTATCTGGCAGAAACCGCACCCAGTGGGCACAATGCACGCAAGCGTCAGTATCACATCGTGGATTCAAAAGCTGCCATTGACAAAGTAGAAGCAATAACAACCCAACGGTACCGGCGGCTTGCAGCTCTTATAAATCCAGTCGTGACAGGTTTCTTGTCTGTTGTAGCTCCCCGGAAAGCACGTTCATTGCTCAAAGACCGGGAGGCATTAAAACGTCTTGTGTCTGCATCGGAACGGGGACACCATCCTTTTTTTCGGGGTGCTCCCTGTGCAATTTTTATATCTGCTCCTAAGACACAAAGAACCGGCCGGGAGGATTGTACCGCCGCCCAACAAATTCTTATTTTGAATGCCCACCGGTTGGGACTCGGAACCTGTATCATCGGATTTGCCTTATATGCCCATAAGGAATTGGAAAAATTTTTAAACCTTCCCAAAAACCGTCGTATTTATGCCGTTACTGTTTTGGGATATCCAAAATACAATTATCGGAAGGCGATATATCGGGGCGATGGAGCGATGGAGCGAAGGGATTGGGAGGATTGA
- a CDS encoding mannose-1-phosphate guanylyltransferase — protein sequence MMNEHYFSVIMAGGVGKRFWPRSRKDSPKQLLDIIGDESMINLTIKRLLKVSPLERLYIITNYHQAEMILAQNPNLSWENFIIEPSGKNTAPAIALAAAILKKRDPEAVMGLFPADHLIQDEKDFIACLNEGVRIAAEKNVLITFGIEPTRPATGYGYIQVEKEPLPDSTLVYKSKTFAEKPNLETAKRFLSSGEFLWNSGMFIWRADVILKEIEKYLPELYEIIDTLTNSMDTEEYDKTLQKLWRTIKPVSIDYGVMENAKHVKVVRGKFGWSDVGSWDAVYSLEKKDKYGNVLRGDGYLLESSGNYIYSSEAQVFARNVHNLIVIADKGVILLIPRDESESIKGIVDALPVVGKEDLL from the coding sequence GTGATGAATGAACATTATTTCAGTGTTATAATGGCCGGAGGAGTGGGAAAACGTTTTTGGCCACGGAGCCGGAAAGACAGCCCAAAACAATTGCTGGATATCATCGGCGATGAGTCGATGATTAATCTTACTATAAAACGCCTTTTAAAAGTTTCACCTCTTGAGCGGCTCTACATCATTACAAACTACCACCAGGCAGAGATGATCCTGGCACAGAATCCGAACTTGTCCTGGGAAAACTTTATTATAGAGCCGTCAGGAAAAAATACAGCTCCGGCCATCGCCCTGGCAGCAGCGATCCTAAAGAAAAGAGATCCGGAGGCAGTGATGGGACTTTTTCCGGCGGATCATTTAATCCAGGATGAAAAAGATTTTATTGCCTGCCTGAATGAGGGGGTACGGATTGCTGCGGAAAAGAATGTCCTTATAACCTTTGGGATTGAGCCCACACGCCCGGCAACCGGTTATGGTTACATCCAGGTGGAAAAAGAACCGCTCCCGGACAGCACCCTGGTGTATAAATCAAAAACCTTTGCCGAAAAACCAAATCTTGAAACAGCCAAACGGTTTTTAAGCTCCGGAGAATTCCTCTGGAACAGCGGGATGTTTATATGGCGGGCGGATGTGATTCTAAAGGAGATTGAAAAATATCTGCCCGAGCTCTATGAAATAATCGACACCCTTACAAACTCAATGGATACGGAAGAGTATGATAAAACCCTCCAAAAACTTTGGAGAACCATAAAACCTGTCTCCATTGACTATGGTGTAATGGAAAATGCCAAACATGTGAAAGTGGTCCGAGGAAAATTCGGCTGGAGCGATGTGGGAAGTTGGGATGCGGTCTATAGCCTGGAAAAGAAGGATAAATATGGGAATGTTCTCCGGGGAGATGGCTATCTGCTGGAATCCTCCGGGAATTATATCTATTCCTCCGAAGCACAGGTATTTGCCCGTAATGTTCATAACCTCATCGTAATTGCCGATAAAGGTGTGATTTTGCTTATCCCCAGGGATGAATCAGAATCCATAAAAGGCATTGTGGATGCCCTGCCGGTTGTTGGAAAGGAAGATCTGCTCTGA
- the sfsA gene encoding DNA/RNA nuclease SfsA → MTDSACRVHLPPLFEARFIERPNRFLIRCNVNGKTIDAHLPDPGRLKELLIPGVELLIEHTPRIGKKTQYTVHLVNTPTGYVSINTRYPNLLVLQSLQNHCLPGFQDYSLVRSEVPVENHRLDFELKTSSGKQVFMEVKSVTLVEGDGIARFPDAVTSRGKSHVELLEKLVKKGIETWVFFVVQRQDSRLLTPHWLRDPDFSSSLQNAIQSGVKLAAHTCRISKESICWNLPIPYDLKDYRYA, encoded by the coding sequence ATGACAGATTCTGCCTGCCGAGTGCACCTGCCACCCCTTTTTGAAGCTCGTTTTATCGAACGTCCAAACCGTTTTTTAATCCGCTGCAATGTGAATGGGAAAACGATAGATGCCCATTTACCTGATCCGGGGAGGTTGAAGGAACTTCTGATACCGGGTGTAGAACTCCTGATTGAGCATACACCCCGTATAGGTAAAAAAACACAATACACTGTTCACCTGGTAAATACCCCTACAGGTTATGTATCTATCAATACACGCTATCCCAACTTGCTGGTTTTACAGAGCCTTCAAAATCACTGTCTTCCGGGATTTCAAGACTATTCCCTCGTCCGAAGTGAAGTTCCGGTGGAAAACCACCGCCTGGATTTTGAACTCAAAACATCTTCAGGGAAACAGGTTTTTATGGAAGTGAAGAGTGTGACCCTGGTGGAAGGGGATGGAATTGCCCGTTTTCCCGATGCAGTGACATCCAGGGGGAAATCCCATGTCGAATTACTTGAAAAATTGGTTAAGAAGGGTATTGAAACATGGGTTTTCTTTGTGGTTCAACGGCAGGATTCCCGGTTATTGACTCCCCATTGGCTACGGGATCCTGATTTTTCATCTTCTTTGCAAAACGCGATCCAATCCGGTGTAAAACTTGCTGCCCATACCTGCCGTATCTCAAAAGAAAGCATCTGCTGGAATCTTCCCATCCCCTATGATCTGAAGGATTACCGTTATGCGTAA
- a CDS encoding SagB/ThcOx family dehydrogenase produces MKKLKKMYQWLRADGWENPDWSKTPKGKGEPAPPLQKPTADVTQCVNLPPVELLDLGTMPLRDVIYRRASRRLFSDLSLTLEELSFLLWATAGFRGIRKEGESAFRMVPSGGCRHPLETYLAVRDVDGLTPGLYLYQPLNHDMCYLRPIPNHVELVKEACLGKDFCAKAPVLFIWTAIPYRTEWRFGPVSPKLIAQDSGHICQNLYLAAESIGCGTCAIGAYHQHKIDDLVGVDGIEEFVMYMAPVGKKE; encoded by the coding sequence ATGAAAAAATTGAAGAAAATGTATCAATGGCTACGGGCAGATGGTTGGGAAAATCCGGATTGGTCGAAAACTCCGAAAGGTAAAGGTGAACCAGCACCCCCGTTGCAAAAGCCTACGGCCGATGTCACACAGTGCGTCAATTTGCCGCCGGTGGAACTTTTAGATTTGGGTACCATGCCATTACGGGATGTCATTTATCGAAGGGCCAGCAGAAGACTTTTCAGTGATCTATCCCTTACTCTGGAAGAATTATCTTTCCTCCTGTGGGCTACTGCCGGATTCAGGGGAATACGGAAAGAAGGTGAATCGGCTTTTAGAATGGTTCCTTCCGGGGGCTGCCGGCATCCCCTCGAAACATACCTGGCGGTCCGGGATGTGGATGGACTGACTCCCGGACTCTATCTGTACCAGCCTTTGAATCATGATATGTGTTACCTCAGACCCATCCCCAATCATGTTGAACTGGTGAAGGAGGCTTGTCTTGGTAAGGATTTTTGTGCCAAGGCTCCGGTCCTTTTCATTTGGACAGCTATACCTTACCGGACAGAATGGCGTTTTGGTCCTGTAAGCCCTAAACTGATTGCCCAGGATTCCGGTCATATTTGTCAGAATCTCTATCTGGCAGCCGAATCTATCGGATGTGGTACGTGTGCCATCGGGGCTTATCATCAGCATAAAATTGATGATTTGGTCGGTGTGGATGGCATAGAGGAATTTGTGATGTATATGGCACCGGTTGGAAAAAAAGAATGA
- the tgt gene encoding tRNA guanosine(34) transglycosylase Tgt, with product MKFELLKTSNAYAARAGLIQTDHGPVETPVFMPVGTRGTVKALTNEELISASASIILGNTYHLYLRPGMDVIREGGGLHKFMNWHRPILTDSGGYQVFSLAHMRKIEGDVTTFRSHIDGSLHTLSPEKSMEIQRMLGSDIVMVFDECTPYPCDYATAKESLTRTHRWERLSREAFDATDPLWGHTQALFAIVQGSVYEDLRMESAAYLTNLDFDGYAIGGLAVGEPKAIMYELTGKVCQQLPAEKPRYLMGVGKPEDIIHSIARGVDMMDCVLPTRNARNGTLYTRRGKINIKRAEFSKDFSPLDPECPCPACQNHSKAYLHHLYKTGEITGLRLNSLHNITFFLQLVREARQSIQEGRFSKFYENFCQTYPMEEDHSAKNAASRERRRKS from the coding sequence TTGAAATTTGAATTGCTCAAAACAAGCAATGCCTACGCTGCCAGAGCAGGTCTTATTCAAACAGATCATGGACCTGTTGAAACACCGGTATTCATGCCTGTGGGGACCCGGGGAACGGTAAAAGCCCTGACCAATGAAGAGTTGATCAGCGCCTCCGCCAGTATCATCCTGGGAAATACCTATCACCTGTATCTCAGACCCGGTATGGATGTGATCCGCGAAGGAGGCGGACTCCACAAATTTATGAACTGGCATCGTCCAATCCTGACGGATTCCGGAGGTTACCAGGTCTTTTCTCTTGCTCACATGCGTAAAATTGAGGGGGATGTAACGACCTTCAGATCCCATATCGATGGCAGTTTGCATACACTATCCCCGGAAAAATCCATGGAAATACAAAGAATGCTGGGAAGTGATATCGTCATGGTTTTTGACGAGTGTACACCTTATCCCTGTGATTATGCCACTGCAAAGGAATCTCTGACTCGAACACACCGGTGGGAACGCCTATCCAGGGAAGCCTTTGATGCCACAGATCCCCTATGGGGACACACTCAGGCACTGTTTGCCATTGTACAAGGCTCGGTATATGAAGATTTAAGGATGGAAAGTGCCGCATATCTGACGAACCTGGATTTTGACGGCTATGCCATAGGCGGCCTGGCTGTCGGTGAACCCAAGGCCATCATGTATGAGTTGACGGGAAAAGTCTGTCAGCAGTTACCTGCAGAAAAGCCGCGTTATCTCATGGGTGTGGGAAAACCGGAGGATATCATCCATTCCATTGCCCGGGGAGTGGACATGATGGATTGTGTGTTACCCACACGAAACGCCCGGAACGGCACACTCTATACCCGAAGAGGGAAAATCAATATCAAACGGGCTGAGTTCAGCAAGGATTTTTCTCCCCTTGATCCGGAATGTCCTTGTCCTGCATGCCAAAATCACAGTAAGGCTTATTTGCACCACCTGTACAAAACCGGAGAAATTACCGGACTTCGACTAAATTCCCTCCATAATATCACTTTTTTTCTTCAACTGGTCCGGGAAGCCCGGCAGTCTATTCAGGAGGGGAGATTTTCTAAATTTTATGAAAATTTTTGTCAAACATATCCCATGGAGGAAGACCACAGTGCGAAAAACGCAGCTTCACGGGAACGGAGACGGAAGTCCTGA